In Methanoregula formicica SMSP, the DNA window TTTACCATAAAGTGATCCCCTGGAACCTGGTTTCGTTATCATATATCCGACCACTGCACCACCACAGTACAATAGTACATTGTTAACCGCTGGATGCAATCAATATCATGTAGTTTATTCCATTGTTCCTCAATAAACAATTCGCAAGGTTGCCGATTGAAAAAAGAAGCCGTGATCAGGCCAGAGTCACATTCTCTTCGGTTTTCCCCAGCGCTGCGAGGTAAACCGGCCACTGGATCTCCGGGTCGAGATCCGCAAGTTTTGTCATCAGCTCGTCATGGAACATGTCCGAAGGGAACACCCTGAAGCCGAGACCCTCCGCAGCGAGAATGAGGTTCTGGCAGCTGTGCCCTGCCTCGATCAGGGCGCTCCGGTATCCCCGGTTTCCCAGCGCCCAGACCGAGCGGTACGGTACGGCAACCCAGAGGAATGCCACCGCGGCCCTTGTCATGATCTTGAAGTTCAGGCTCGCGGTGCTCATCTCCATCGTCAGGTCGGAGTCGATCCGTTCTGCGACAATGCTGTGGGATTTCGGGAGGTACCGGTACAGGCCGGTCTCAAGCCCCTCGACCTCGTTTGCCACAAAAAAGATCTCCAGCGGATAGCGCGATCCGCTGGAAGGGATGTTCCTGAGCTGGATGGTCTCCGCCACGGTCTTCCGAAATCCCTGCATACACCAGAGCAGATACGAGAGCTCCGAGAGCGTGACCGAGGATCGCGAGAAGAACCCGACAGGTTCCCAAGTCCCGATGGCTTTTCTTACGGGAATCACCCCTGCCTTGAACCTCTTCGGATCCGGCAGCCGGGTTATTTCCTGGCCTTCCTTTACCGGGAGCTCGTGCGGGGGTTCCGGCTTGCGGAGGACAAGGTCTACCGTGGAGTAATCCGGGTACCGGGTCCTTTCCATGAATTCCTTACCGATTGTGGTCATTGTTGCATACTCCAGAAAACAGGATGACGATAACATTCATAAAAAGTGGTTGCCGGGATGACCCCGTACTGTGTGTGATGGATACGACATTCATGCCGCTGCTTTCAGGTACAGGTTTGCATAGACAACCTGCCCCTTGCTCTTGGGGTGTCTCTCGCCAAGATCGCCGATATAGTGGTCGAAGGTTTCCGTAACACCGTCGACTTCCTTCTCGACCGTGCCAATCTTCTGGTACCCGGGCATCATAAACTTGATCTTGCCGAGCACGTACATGTCGCCCTTGACCATCTGGCCGCCGACACGGCCCTCGACATCGCCCTTGATGATAACGGTGCCGCCTTCTGCATGGGTGGAGACGTGGATGAATGCATCCTTCTCGATGATGATGGTCCCGCCGAGCATGAAGGTCCCGATATCATTGCCAGCACTGCCCCTGATCCGGATCGTGCCGCCCTTCATGCCTCTCCAGTCGCCGCGGTATGCGCAGCCGACATGGTTCTTGGCATTGCCATCGACAAGGATCTCGCCTCCCTGCATCTGGATGCCGCAAAACGAGTCAACGTTACCGGTGACATGGATCTTTCCTCCTTTCATCCAGCCGCCGACGTACATGTCGGCATTGCCGTTGACCGTGACGGTACCGGCCGTCATTTTCGAGCCAATGTATTTGACCCGAGCGCAGTCGCCGTTGATGACAATACCGGTGTCCGCCGCGGTCTCACCGGCATTACCGGAGACCTCAAAGAAGTCCCCGAGCCTCGTCACGATCTTGCCCTCGTGACCCGGAAGCCCGGCAATCTGCTGTGCGGTCTTTCCTGCAAATGCATCGGGTGTGATACTGTAGCCCTCGAAGATGAGCTCGGGGGTCTTGATCGGTTTTAACGTAACGGTTGCCATGGTTGCACCTCAGGCCTCCACGTCATATTCGATGACAAACGGGTGCGGGGCAAGGTAGTCCCGGACCGGGTAGTTGCGGATGTCCATGGTGTAGGTGCCCTTCGTGAATGCCTCGGTGACATCGCGGGTGACCTGCGGGTTCTCGGGCATCTTCGCATTGACCCAGACCGTTTTCTTGTGGCCGTTGCTGACAACTTCCCCGTCCTTGACAACAACCTCACCGGATTTGATGAAGCAGGCCGCACGCAGGAATGCATCCTCGATCTCCTCGGGGTCTTTGGGCATGTCCTTGACGTTGAGGTCATAGACCGCAACATCGGCACTCATGCCGGGGGCAAGGCCGCCGTACATGTGTGCAAGGCCGAGCGCTTTTGCCGGGCCGGACCGGGTCATCTGGGCGATCTCGAAGAGCGAGAGTTCGCGCTTGATGTTGTGGAGGGAGATTGCGTCGAGAACCTTGTCCTTGTGCTTGAACGAGTCGAGCGTTGCATCGCGGGCCTTCTTTGACATCAGCCACTTGATAACGCGGGGATACCGCGTGAACGGGCCGGCATTCGGGTGGTCGGTGGTGATGAAGGTGCGGTCCATGTCCTTTGCATAGAGCGCAAGTTCCAGGCCGATTGCCCACTGGATATCACAGACCTTGATGTTCGGGTCGTAGACATAGGGAACGATCCCGGCGGCAGTCTCCATCTCAACGTCAACGTTGGTCCATTTCAGGTGGTTGAGGCCGTGGAGGTGGTGCTCGAACGGGCCGTCAGCGGTCATCGTTGTGGTCTCGTCCAGCGTTACGCAGCCGAGGTCGATGGTGATGTTCTTTGTCTTGTTGACATAGTCCATGACTTCTTTTGCCTTGGAGCAGAAGGTCCCCCAGCCGTCACCGCCATAGGAGTGGAACTGGAGGTGGGTGGAGTGCATAACCTGTTCGCGGCCGAACTTGTTTTTGGCCTTGATTCCTTCTGCAAGCTTGAGCGAATCCAGCGTGACCTGGAAGTTACCGGGGTTGCCGAGGTCATTCTGGTGGACGTGCATGGAGTGCGGAAGGCCGAGGTATTCGTTCGCCTTCATCAGGCCGGTCATGATCTCGGCAGGCGTGATCTCGAAGTACGGGACCGGGTCGTTGATGGAAAGACAGTTCAGTCCCCATGCCCAGGCAGCGGTGCCGCCGGGGTTGACGACCTTGACACCATAGCCCTTCGTGGTCTTCAGGAGCCAAGCGATGTAGGCGGCGGTGTTCTCGATCTCGTTGTTCCTGAGGTACTCCATGACGAACCAGTTGTTGCCAAAGACCGGCAGGGCGGCCTCATCGATGATGGGGGTGTCGTGGATCTCCTCGTGCGTGTGCGGGGCAAGGAGCGGGGGCATTGCCGCTTCCATGACAAACGAGTATCCCATCCGGGCGTACTCGTACCCGGTCCGGAATGTGCTCGGGATCGAGAACCCGGACTCCATGCGATAGCCGTTCTTCTGCGCGACACCGCTCCGCAGGTCTCCTGACCTGAGCTTGTCCTCGGGACGCATCAGGCGGCCTGCATTGACCTTGGGACCGGCCACGTGGGAGTGGATATCGACACCGCCGGCCATGACGACCTTGCCTTTGGCATCGATGACCTTTGCCGAGGAGCCGACCCTGTCAACAATCTTTCCGTCCTTGATGGCAACGTCGCCAACATCGCCGTTAATCTTCCGGGTCGGGTCAACGATGAACCCGCCCTTGACGATAATTTCTCCTGATGACATCTCAGCTCACCGCCGGGTTCTGCGGGTATTTCCGGTGTTCCTTTGCCGCAAGCCATACCGGCTGGGTGTTGGTCAGTTCGCACATCCGTTCGTACACGCGGTCGAAGAGTTCCTCGTCGCTCGGGACGCCAGGCAGGCCCTTGATGACCGCCCGGAACTGGATCGGTACATTGTCCATACGGTAGACAACGCCCGGCTCGTCCACACCGGCGATCCGGACGGGGATGTGGAGGTCGGCGATCTCGCTTGCCATGCAGAAGTTCGGGTCGATGGTGATGAACGGATGCTTCTTTAAATGCTGGACAGCCTGGATAGGGAAGTGGGCGCCGGCATCGGTACCGACATTGACGAAGCAGTCAACCTCGTCGCGCATCGCGAGGTCGACCGAACTCGTCTCGCCCGGGTTCATGTGGGCGTGAGAGCCTTTCGACAGGTCGATACAGTACGGGAAGCCGAACTGCCAGGACCAGACTTGGCCGGGGCCGGCAATGTTGTAGTGGCCCCGCATTGCCATGATCGAGCACTTCGTATGGTTGTTGAGGTCGCGGGTCAGGCTGATTGCGGCATCGATGTTGTGGTTGCGGCCATCGGTGTGCGTGCAACCCATGCCAAAGAAGATCATGCAGAACTTCGCGTTCTTCATGATCTCGACCGACTGCTTGATCTTCTCCTTAGGGATCCCTGCTACTACATCGGGAATATCGAAACCCCGGAGGACGGTCCGGAACGCATCGAAGAGTTCATAGTCATGTCCCTGGTCGAGCATCAGGTGATGGTCGGCAAGTTTCGCGGTGTCGGTCTCACGCGGGTCGATGGAGAGGACGGTCCTCTGCATCTGGCCCTTCTGGGTGAAGTACCCGCGGGGGAAGATCGAGTACCGGGAGGTGTGCCGGGGGTGGGCGTGCATCGGGTTGCAGCCCCAGAAAACCACGACATCGGCACGGTTCTTGGCCTCGCCCAGCGTGCAGCTTGGGTACCCGTTGTCGAAGATCGCAAGGAACGAGGGGCCGTGGCAGATGGTTGCGCAGTTGTCGAGCACGGCACCGGATTTCTCCGCGATCCGGGCTACGGCGCTCATGCCTTCGCAGTTGGTGGAGCCAAAGCCGTAGATGAGGGGCTTCTTTGCTGCGAGCATGGTCTTTGCCATCCAGTCGATCGCCTCTTCGTAGGGAATCTCCTTCATGGAACCGTCAGGCTGGCGCTTGCGCGGGAGCCGGGGTCGTGTCGGGTCGTTTGCGTGGTGGAAGAGGTTGGTGCCGATGATGCAGGCATTGTGCACTTCCAGGATCTTGGTCTCGTCATCGCTGACAACGACTTCGATATCATCGCAGGACGATCCGCAGTACGGGCATCCTACACCTTTAATGGTCTTTGGCATAGTCAGTTACCTCCTTTCCAGAGCCCGACAGCGCCCTGCACAAGCTCAAGGGCAGATTTCAGCCGCTCGGTGGGAGCGGGTTCGATAGTGACCGGGAAGCCGCTGTACTGCGGGGTACCGGTGGACTGGGTCCGGGGCGGGACAACTTGGTTGGCCCAGACACCCTGCCGGATGTGGGCAAGGCCCGGGGGCACGTACTGTGTGGGGATTATTGCCTTGACAATCACGGTTCCGCACTCGCTCGTAACGCGGACATTAGTGTTCTTCCAGATGCCGGCACGCTTCATGTCTTCCGGGTTCATCTCGCAGATGGAGCAGGCCTCGAAGTAGTCGGGGTTGGTCTTGCCCTTCTCCATAGCAGCGCCTTCCTCAATGGAGCGCTGGGTGATCATGTTGAGTTCGATCTTTGGCATGCGATATCCTCCATCCATCAGACAAACACGCCCGCCTGGCCTTTACCGGCAAGGGTGATCACGCCGTACGGGCAGGCGCCCACGCAGACACCGCAGCCGGCACAGAGCTCCATGTTCACATCCATGCTGATGGACTTGCCGTCCTTCACATGGTAGATCTTCTCCTTCGTTACCGGGTCGAGCGTGTAGAGCTCGAGCGCGTTCACCGGGCAGGAGACCACGCAGTTCCCGCAACCGGTACAGCGGTTCATATTGACATGTACTGAAAACGCCATGCACATCACACAGGTAAAGTTAATTTGTTTTGTTATTATCGATCGTTAGTTTACTGAAATTAATAAACCTTTTGAATTCTTGATCAACATTCATTGAATATTCTTACCATGGGGATGAATCCCCGACGATGAGAAAAAATAATAGTTACAGGTCATTCAGTTTCGCTTTCGGAGATGGTAAATCTTTAAAGTTGAGATATGGGGAAAGGTTAACAAATTATTTTACCAGCGGAAACCAATGTCATTCAGAGGTTAACACCATGGGCCTGAACAACATTGACACAAAACAAGTCACCGATTACAAAAAGGAGATCCAGACGGATCCCAACGAAGCAAAGTTCACCGCAAAGATCGAGGGCGACTGGCTTTTTGATGAGGGTGGTCCGCAGTTCCGCTCAACCGTTAAGGTAAAAGACGGCACATACACGATGGAAGCAAGCCATCCGAACTTCGCCGGTCCGGCCTGCCGCCCGGGACCGATGGCATTCGGCCTCTTCTGGTTTGCGGCCTGCTATTCCAGCACGTTTGTGACGGAAGCAGCAATGCGTAACCTGAAACTCACATCGGTCAAGACCCGTGTGGAAGCCGACCTCAACTATACGGTCCAGTTCGATCTCGGGAACGATCCGCTCATCTCTGAATACCGAGTATTTATGGATGTACAAGGCGACGCAACCGATGCGCAGGTCCAGGACCTGAAGGAGTATGCCCTGAAACGGTGCATGGGCATGTTCACCATCCGGAACGCGATTGCCCTGAAGGCAGAAGTCCGGTTCCAGAAATAGCTTTTTTGAGGTCTTTATGCGGGAACCTGTCCGGCCGGCCGATCCTGCGCAGATCCGAAAGATCGCAGAAGAATATTACCGGACGGGCCAATTCTACTGCTCCGAAGCGATTGTAAAAGCCATCAATGACGGCTTTTCCCTCGGCTATCCGGAATCGGTCATACGGCTCGCATCCGGTTTTCCCATCGGCATCGGTGGATCAGGGTGCTCCTGCGGAGCCGTGACCGGGGGTGTTATGGCCCTTGGCATGGTCTTTGGCAGGGACCAGCCCGGCGACCCCCGGATCGACCGCTGCCTCGGATTGTGCCGGGAACTCCACACGCTCTTTGCCAGAAGGCATGGCTGCCTCTGCTGCCGGACCCTGATCCGTGGCATGAAACTCAAATCCCCCGAGCACATGCAGCAGTGCATTTCCTTTACCGGGGAAATAGCTGAAGAGGTTGCAAGGATCATCCTGAGGGAGACCGGGACCGGTTCAGAACAGGGAAATCCGCTTCCCTTCGTTTCCTGACGTTTCCTGTAACGCGGTGAGAATCGCATTTGCCTCTTCCACCGTGCAGTGCCATGCGATAAGGTCCCCGTCGTCAAGCGCTACGCCTCCTTTCACCGAAAGCCCCAGCCCGCACTCAATGCAGAGGTCTTCCTTCTTCATCAGCCCGGGCAACTGATCGACAAAATGATCGCCGAACATGAGCGAGCGGAGGGGCTTGTCATGGTGCGTATAATAGAGGAACTCCTCCTCTCTGTCAGCAACAGAAAATATGCAGTACCACCGGTCGTGCCGGGTGAATGTTATAACAACCGATGAAACCAAAGGCGCTGGAGTCATCAGAGATCAGGCTCCTCTTCACACTTTGTGAGGCTCACGCGGTACCGGTTGGTATCGGCCTTGTGGACCTTTACCTCGTACCCGGAGCGGGAGAACGGCGTCTCCACGGTATCCTTCTGGTCACGACGGACATAGCAGACCACCGGGGTCCCGTCGGGGGCTTTTTTCAGGAGCATTTTAAGCCGTATCATCAGGTTCGTGCAGGTGAGATCGGAGAAATCCGGGATCGTTTCATCAGCCCCTCTCATAGTATCCCCGTAACGGTCAGAAGATGATGACCCGCCGCTGAACTGCCTGGATGGCCCGTGGCGGGAAGAAGAGCAACTGACCGAGCTCCTGCAATCCGATATCCAGCACAGCATTCATCTTTGCGTTCTTGGAGAGTCCCCGCTGGTGGAGGGAGGGCTGGAAAACGAAGAGCTCGAGGTCCCTGCTCCCGGCAACGGCATCGATCACGTCCTGGAGATTGAAGAACTGCGAGTCCGGATCCAGCGTGTGGCTGCCGGAGAGGGCGTATACGCCATCCTCGATAAAGATGACCTGCGTGGGAATCCCCCCTGCGGCACAGGCAATCGCAAACGAGAGTCCCCCGAATGCCCGTTCCGTGCCGTACGGTGTACTCGTGATCAGGACCGTGACGGGCGGGGCCCGTCCGGGTTCCTCCAGCGGGAACGATGTCTGCTGGCCGGACGGTTTCATCTGGATCGATGCACCATTCTCGGCAAGGATCGTGTGGTTCCTTGAAAACCGCTCGACCATCTCGTTCAGGTTCCGGATCCGGAACGGCCGTATCGTGCAGGCCGATACCACCTGACCCTGCCCGTCGTCCCAGGTGCTGTACCCCCGGGCAGCCGCACACCGGCTGCAGACAATCATCTGGCATGCGAGGTTCCGTTTTGCGGCTCGGTCGCAGATCTCTTCCAGACCCGTGCCGATATTTTCAAACTCCGTCGGGTTCTGGTTGCTGTGGCCGCAGTGGATGCCGTCAAGATAAGCGTATAGTTCCACCGATGCATGCGCTTCGAGCGCCGCGTTCAGGCATTTCACGGTAGAGAGTGATGACCGGTTCATGTAGGGCGACTCCAGCTGGAGGTACCCGATAGTGCTTGGTACCGGCTGCTCGTGCTGGCGGGCAACCCGTACCACGTCATTCCAGAACGAGGGCTGGCCGCTGATGCCCAGCCGGTTGTGGTCGATCACCTGGTCGGGGAACTTCATCTTCAGACCTTCGATCGAGATGCCCCGGAGGATGAGTTCCTGTCGGTCGCAGACAATCTTCACCGAGGGCAGTGCAAGAATGACGCCCCAGATCCTCGCGGTTCCCGGTTCATGGAGGCTGTACAGGGCGTCTCCGGTCAAAAAGAAGGTGAAGACCCCTTCATGGGTTTTTGTATGGTGCAGGAGGTTCTCGGGATTGAGCTTGACAAAGAAAAATTTCAGGCAGGACTCGATCCAGGAGAGGCGCTCTTCCGTAACCGGTCCGCCGAGGAGAAAAAAATGGGGGTTCATGTCGTGCTTCTCCTCTAAGGTTACACAAACATGATTATTTATGGGTTGTGTTAAGGTTTTTTGTTACTTCTTCGTCAGCCGGATCTCCCAGAGCCCGGGTGCAGACTTCTTTATTGCGCAGTTCATCCCGTTGTCCTCTGCGAACTTCGGGATGGTCGTTGTAGCCGCCGGTGGATGATCGCAGGAGACCAGCAGTTCATCGCCTTTCTGTAATGAGGCCGATGCCTTCTGGACCGCAAGGAGGCAGTACGGGCAGACTTTTCCGGTTATGTCGAGGTTTTTGGTTGTCAAGGTTATCACCGAACTCTGTTATGCAATCCCAAGACCCTTTAAGATCCCGACCGCCCAGCCGGATACCCACGCGGCAAACAGGATGGCACCGATACACATGCCGATCACAAAGAGGAGGGACCGTAGGTTTCCTTCGGCAGTCATCACGAGTTGCCGGAGCGGGCAGCCACCCAGCAGGACGCCAATGAGCCCGACCACGATACCGCCAATAACGGCGAGGAGGATGTAAGCTGCAAGCGTCAGGTTCGCGGGTGCACCGGGAACGGGCATGAGGCCCTTATGGAGGAACCAGAAGAAGTTCTCGAATGCTTGCGGGGTGATGAACCAGAAGACGAGGTAGCCGATGAACGCCCCGATGATCAGGGCGAGATACCCGTACAGGAGCCGGGTGTGTTTGAACATGAAGAAGTCACGGAACCCTCCGATCGAGCAGAACCCGGACCGCTGGCCAAGCCAGCCGATCAGAAGACCGAGGAGGAGCGAGACGATGGGGACGGCGATGATGGCAACGTCCTTTGTTAACCAGCCTGCTACGGCCATGGTTATCCCTCACGCTCCGCAAGGCTGGTGGTGATCTTTATTCCGACAAGAACCCCGGCAATGATCGCGATGACCCCGATGACGGCCACTACGTCGCCGTACCCGATCCGCAAGCCCATGCGGTACGGGCAGCCGCCCATGAAAAGGGCGAAGACCATAAAGAAGAGCCCACCGAGCAGGTACCAGAGATAGGATGCGGCATTGCCGGCCTTGGTCCGGAACTCCTGGTAATACCGGGCGGAGACAAACGCACCGATGAGGACACCGATCACGGTCAGCATCGGCAGGATGGCATTCTGGGAGATCGCGGCAACAGCAAGCTTCGTCCCGGCGATATCGTTCACCGCAACGTTCACGACATCGCGGGTGTGACAGGCGACACAGAACCCGTAGGCTTCCGGTCCGCCGGCACTCATCAGGAGTGCCTGTACAAGCGCAGCGAGAATACCGATGGCAAGTCCGACATAAAGCGGGCTTTTGGCAAGGGTGTCCAAGCAGGATGGTGTTTCTTCTGATTTTGCCTTGATTTCGGCCATGTTAATTAATTCTGAATAATGGTAAATAAACTTAGTGAAATCATTCAGTATGTTAATACTAAAAAATTAATGGAGTTAAGATTTGATATAGGTAAACCTAACTCTTGCTCGTGTGGACTTACCCGGCATAACCATGACTCATCATGGAAAATGAATGAAAAAAGCGGAGGCTTGGATGATGGGGATTATGACGAATTGTTATCGGCCATCTTCTCACGGACTTCATCGATGTGCATCACAACATCGTAGGTTGAGCCGGTGAGACAATACCCCTGTTTGTCGAAAGCATACACCGGGAACTTCACCAGTTCTTCAGGAACCGGGTTGGCCGTGAGTTTCTTGAAGTTGATCAGGTCGCGGACATTGAGCCCGATCTTGTCGCAGAGCTCCCTCAATTCCTTGATCCAGCGCTTCAGGTCGCGGACATCCGAGCCGTCCCACTTGAAGATCTGGTAGATCTTCATATAGGCATCCCTTTCGAGAATGATGTGCGTTGAAGTCTTATCTGATTTCAGGTAGAAGTCAAGGAATGTACGGACATCCTTGATCTGCTGGGCATTCTCGTAGGAGATCGCCCGGCACTCCTTGACAAGCCCCTTGAAATCTTCAGGAGAAAGGTTCCCACCGAGTTTTCCTATGTCCTGCGAGAGGTCCTTGAGACTCTCCTCCACATCCTTGAGCTCGTTAATCATGTCCTCGAACTTCTGGTTCAGTTCAACCCCGAAAAATGCCTCCATGTATTCCGATGGTTTCGTCATATGTACTTATTTGTTAAGAAACAGTTTAATTTTTAGTACGGTGATAACATCTTTCAATTAACGCCTCCAATTGAATTATGTTATGCCACGTCGCCTGCGACCCCCGGTCAACCAGGATCTCTTCACCCGCGGCGGGATCATCACCGAGATCGACCCCGATTTCTGTATCGTTCGGCTCCGCATGCCGGCCGGCATGATCACACCCGAACGGATGAAAGGTCTGGGTGAGATTGCAAAAAAGTACGGGATCGAAAATATTCATCTCACCACGCGCCAGACGGTCGAGCTCCCGCATGTCGACCCCTCGAAACTTGAGCCCCTTCTCGATGATCTCGCTGCAAACGGGACCCCGCTCGGTGCCGAACGGGAAGAAGTCGTGAACGTCACTTCATGCCTCGGGACCCGGCACTGCAAGTTCGGTATCATCGACTC includes these proteins:
- a CDS encoding SagB/ThcOx family dehydrogenase, with product MTTIGKEFMERTRYPDYSTVDLVLRKPEPPHELPVKEGQEITRLPDPKRFKAGVIPVRKAIGTWEPVGFFSRSSVTLSELSYLLWCMQGFRKTVAETIQLRNIPSSGSRYPLEIFFVANEVEGLETGLYRYLPKSHSIVAERIDSDLTMEMSTASLNFKIMTRAAVAFLWVAVPYRSVWALGNRGYRSALIEAGHSCQNLILAAEGLGFRVFPSDMFHDELMTKLADLDPEIQWPVYLAALGKTEENVTLA
- a CDS encoding formylmethanofuran dehydrogenase subunit C gives rise to the protein MATVTLKPIKTPELIFEGYSITPDAFAGKTAQQIAGLPGHEGKIVTRLGDFFEVSGNAGETAADTGIVINGDCARVKYIGSKMTAGTVTVNGNADMYVGGWMKGGKIHVTGNVDSFCGIQMQGGEILVDGNAKNHVGCAYRGDWRGMKGGTIRIRGSAGNDIGTFMLGGTIIIEKDAFIHVSTHAEGGTVIIKGDVEGRVGGQMVKGDMYVLGKIKFMMPGYQKIGTVEKEVDGVTETFDHYIGDLGERHPKSKGQVVYANLYLKAAA
- a CDS encoding formylmethanofuran dehydrogenase subunit A, which gives rise to MSSGEIIVKGGFIVDPTRKINGDVGDVAIKDGKIVDRVGSSAKVIDAKGKVVMAGGVDIHSHVAGPKVNAGRLMRPEDKLRSGDLRSGVAQKNGYRMESGFSIPSTFRTGYEYARMGYSFVMEAAMPPLLAPHTHEEIHDTPIIDEAALPVFGNNWFVMEYLRNNEIENTAAYIAWLLKTTKGYGVKVVNPGGTAAWAWGLNCLSINDPVPYFEITPAEIMTGLMKANEYLGLPHSMHVHQNDLGNPGNFQVTLDSLKLAEGIKAKNKFGREQVMHSTHLQFHSYGGDGWGTFCSKAKEVMDYVNKTKNITIDLGCVTLDETTTMTADGPFEHHLHGLNHLKWTNVDVEMETAAGIVPYVYDPNIKVCDIQWAIGLELALYAKDMDRTFITTDHPNAGPFTRYPRVIKWLMSKKARDATLDSFKHKDKVLDAISLHNIKRELSLFEIAQMTRSGPAKALGLAHMYGGLAPGMSADVAVYDLNVKDMPKDPEEIEDAFLRAACFIKSGEVVVKDGEVVSNGHKKTVWVNAKMPENPQVTRDVTEAFTKGTYTMDIRNYPVRDYLAPHPFVIEYDVEA
- a CDS encoding formylmethanofuran dehydrogenase subunit B yields the protein MPKTIKGVGCPYCGSSCDDIEVVVSDDETKILEVHNACIIGTNLFHHANDPTRPRLPRKRQPDGSMKEIPYEEAIDWMAKTMLAAKKPLIYGFGSTNCEGMSAVARIAEKSGAVLDNCATICHGPSFLAIFDNGYPSCTLGEAKNRADVVVFWGCNPMHAHPRHTSRYSIFPRGYFTQKGQMQRTVLSIDPRETDTAKLADHHLMLDQGHDYELFDAFRTVLRGFDIPDVVAGIPKEKIKQSVEIMKNAKFCMIFFGMGCTHTDGRNHNIDAAISLTRDLNNHTKCSIMAMRGHYNIAGPGQVWSWQFGFPYCIDLSKGSHAHMNPGETSSVDLAMRDEVDCFVNVGTDAGAHFPIQAVQHLKKHPFITIDPNFCMASEIADLHIPVRIAGVDEPGVVYRMDNVPIQFRAVIKGLPGVPSDEELFDRVYERMCELTNTQPVWLAAKEHRKYPQNPAVS
- a CDS encoding molybdopterin dinucleotide binding domain-containing protein, with product MPKIELNMITQRSIEEGAAMEKGKTNPDYFEACSICEMNPEDMKRAGIWKNTNVRVTSECGTVIVKAIIPTQYVPPGLAHIRQGVWANQVVPPRTQSTGTPQYSGFPVTIEPAPTERLKSALELVQGAVGLWKGGN
- a CDS encoding 4Fe-4S binding protein — its product is MAFSVHVNMNRCTGCGNCVVSCPVNALELYTLDPVTKEKIYHVKDGKSISMDVNMELCAGCGVCVGACPYGVITLAGKGQAGVFV
- a CDS encoding OsmC family protein, with the protein product MGLNNIDTKQVTDYKKEIQTDPNEAKFTAKIEGDWLFDEGGPQFRSTVKVKDGTYTMEASHPNFAGPACRPGPMAFGLFWFAACYSSTFVTEAAMRNLKLTSVKTRVEADLNYTVQFDLGNDPLISEYRVFMDVQGDATDAQVQDLKEYALKRCMGMFTIRNAIALKAEVRFQK
- a CDS encoding C-GCAxxG-C-C family (seleno)protein; the encoded protein is MREPVRPADPAQIRKIAEEYYRTGQFYCSEAIVKAINDGFSLGYPESVIRLASGFPIGIGGSGCSCGAVTGGVMALGMVFGRDQPGDPRIDRCLGLCRELHTLFARRHGCLCCRTLIRGMKLKSPEHMQQCISFTGEIAEEVARIILRETGTGSEQGNPLPFVS
- a CDS encoding DsrE family protein, which produces MNPHFFLLGGPVTEERLSWIESCLKFFFVKLNPENLLHHTKTHEGVFTFFLTGDALYSLHEPGTARIWGVILALPSVKIVCDRQELILRGISIEGLKMKFPDQVIDHNRLGISGQPSFWNDVVRVARQHEQPVPSTIGYLQLESPYMNRSSLSTVKCLNAALEAHASVELYAYLDGIHCGHSNQNPTEFENIGTGLEEICDRAAKRNLACQMIVCSRCAAARGYSTWDDGQGQVVSACTIRPFRIRNLNEMVERFSRNHTILAENGASIQMKPSGQQTSFPLEEPGRAPPVTVLITSTPYGTERAFGGLSFAIACAAGGIPTQVIFIEDGVYALSGSHTLDPDSQFFNLQDVIDAVAGSRDLELFVFQPSLHQRGLSKNAKMNAVLDIGLQELGQLLFFPPRAIQAVQRRVIIF
- a CDS encoding sulfurtransferase TusA family protein; amino-acid sequence: MITLTTKNLDITGKVCPYCLLAVQKASASLQKGDELLVSCDHPPAATTTIPKFAEDNGMNCAIKKSAPGLWEIRLTKK
- a CDS encoding YeeE/YedE thiosulfate transporter family protein; its protein translation is MAVAGWLTKDVAIIAVPIVSLLLGLLIGWLGQRSGFCSIGGFRDFFMFKHTRLLYGYLALIIGAFIGYLVFWFITPQAFENFFWFLHKGLMPVPGAPANLTLAAYILLAVIGGIVVGLIGVLLGGCPLRQLVMTAEGNLRSLLFVIGMCIGAILFAAWVSGWAVGILKGLGIA
- a CDS encoding YeeE/YedE thiosulfate transporter family protein, with product MAEIKAKSEETPSCLDTLAKSPLYVGLAIGILAALVQALLMSAGGPEAYGFCVACHTRDVVNVAVNDIAGTKLAVAAISQNAILPMLTVIGVLIGAFVSARYYQEFRTKAGNAASYLWYLLGGLFFMVFALFMGGCPYRMGLRIGYGDVVAVIGVIAIIAGVLVGIKITTSLAEREG